The Nicotiana tomentosiformis chromosome 9, ASM39032v3, whole genome shotgun sequence genome contains the following window.
GTCCTAATTAATTTCACAATCAAGCAAATAAAATAGATTCCATATAAGTATGATCTTTATACTAGTTTACTTAGATTTGTTTGCGGAGATAGCAAAGCATGATTTGAGTTTCCATTCCTAATATACATTCAATTGACAGTCTGTCTATTTTGTTCTTATCCTAGGTTTCCAAACTGCATCTAGACAAAATTGATTATGACAGTTACATTGGCATAAATACAGCTTTCTTCATCATTGCTTCAAGTACAATTATACATAGTCAAGGCCTTACTAGtgacaacaacaaacccagtgtaatcccgcaggtggggtctgaggagggcaatatgtatgcagaccttaaccttaccttgtgaaggtagagatgtTGTTCCCGATAGACCCTCCGCTTAAGGAGCAGTGAAAATAAATCAACATGCCTTACTAGCTAATATCACCACTTATTTCTATGCCTGGTAAGTAGAATTTCACTAATAAATTTGAATTAGACATGATGTCAACTGTAAAATCTTGCTTTATCCAATAAAAGCGAGAAGATACAGAAACAAGATTCAAGAAACAGGACTCAACACATCCATTATTCAATTCTAGAAACACCCAATTAAGATTACCTTTTCTCCATTGTCCTAATAGTGAAAGTAGCCAGGATTCTTCAGATCTACAAGATATCTTACATACTAATTATCAAGAAACAGGAATAGTACAAGTCAAATCTAAGAATTACCATTATatcataacatcatcaaatctaaaaaacTACATTTTATACCCACGAAACCCCTCAATATATCTCAAAAAGGTGAGAACTTTTTATGCACTAAGAAAAGATATGTACTAAACTTTGATGGTAACTCAACATAAACCAAAACCAAGTTTTACAAAAATGGATCTTGACAGACTTGGCAATTTATTCAATACATAATTaccaagaaacagaatgtagaaGTCAAATCTAAGAATTACCATCCTATCTTAACACCATCAAATCCAAAAAAAACCTGAACTTCATAGCCAATCCACCAAAAAAAGGTGAGAATTTTTTATGCACAAAGCAAAGATAAGCATAAAACTCTGATGGTAATTCAACATAAACCAAAACCAAGTTCAAAAAATTGGGAACTGTAGCAACAAAGACATACTTTTGAACCTATCAAGTTTAAATTCCGGATCCACCTATGGGCTATGAATCTCATTCCACTTTTATCTAATACCTAATTATCAAAAAAAGACCATTTTATcataacaccatcaaatctcatAATCCAAACTTTATAGCCAATCTACCAACAAGGTGAAAACTTTCTATGCACAAACACACAAATGCATAAAACTTAAATAAGAATTCAACATAAACAAAAACcaactttaaaaaaattgaaatttcagcAAAAAGAGGCATACTTTTAAGCTCATCAAGCCAACGAGGGATGCTATCAAAAGTGGTACGTCTACTAATATCATAAACAACAAGAGCACCAAAAGCACCACGGTAATAAGCAGAAGTCACAGCTCTAAATCTTTCTTGACCAGCAGTATCCCAAATCTGAGCTTTTACTTCTTTACCATCAATTTCAAGAGTTTGGGTCTGAAACTCAACTCCAATAGTTGCTTTTGAATGCAAGTTGAATTCATTTCTTGCATAACGTGTCAACAAATTTGATTTTCCAACTGCTGAATCACCAATTATTACAATCTTGAAAAGATACTCCTCACCACTTTCATCATCTGATGAATCCATTTTGAAGTTTTGAAAAGTGTAAGAGTCTTTGGGGGGAAGTGAGAGAAAGTGGAAATGGTgatctagagagagagagagagagagagagagagttgggGTTTTGTACAAGAAGTAATGGGCAGAGCTGGCAAAGATTGGTACAGAGAATGTGTAAGAAAGTGGTCTTTGCTggatttgttttttaattttgtttttgggTGAGTTTCCTTATTTTGAATGAttaattagaaagaaaaaaagattaaTTAGTGGGTGTCCTGTTTGGGTAAATTTATAGCCCTCAACGTTTACATCAAATCAACcaaagtaaaataaatatttttcatacaCACATTTACACTGATTTATAGCTAAGTGATATATTAACATCACTTTAATTTTTAACTGCTAAGATTATTTTTATTGGTTGGTGTAAATAGTAGATACGTGTAAATATTTATTCATGAACTTTAACTTTTATAAAAGTTAAATACACATTTGGAAATTACATAAAGATACTATAAGTTACAATTGTCAATAAGTAATGTTAAAATTATTGGTTATTTGGTGCAAAGTGATGGCAAAGCTGGCAAAGATAGGTACAGAGAATATGCAAGAAGTGGTGTTGctggattttattatttttccttttattgAATGATTTCATAAATGGGAGATATTTTAATAAAGAAAGAGGtttattataattatattatttttctttcaaagaagaagaatgagCTTCTATTATCTTAAACCGGAGATTTTTGCAAGACTAATGGTAAATTGAATTTAATTACATAATTCTAAATTAGATACTTCCGTTGTCCCAAAAGATGATTGACCCGGATTAGGACGATTAATGTGTCTGATTCTAATGCGAATTTGAATatcaattcttttttattttatttttcgtaGAAAACTCCAAGTTAATATGAATCGTACGAAATTAATTTTCGAGTCAATTTTTAAAAAACATATATTGTTTGTAAAAGAATATTTTTTAGAATTAGTGTGACGTCGTTTAAACTTTGGATCAGATAAATTGTAATTGAATTGCTGATTTTATAGCGAATTTGTCTCAATCTATCAAATGCTACTGAAACTAATTCAATCTCTTTCACCCTTCTAGTGCGAGTAAGTAGTAGTAAGGTGAaagaattttctttttcttttttcaaaatctTTATCATTGTATAAGGAGATGAAAGATGGATTAGAAAGAGATAACATATTGTGGAATTTGAACCTTCCACTTATGTGATGGAAAGTGGATTCGCAAGCTAACATCATTCCTATTGTAAAAGAAATTAATTGCAATTATAataccacatgtactcaataatagAGAAATGATTGTGAAAACTACATGCACCATGTTTTCATTGACATACACTCActataaatacaacaacaatataatttatatattatcaCAAGTGGGGTCAGGAGAAGGTGGATGtattcaactttatttttatccGAAACGATAGAGAGTCTGTTTTCGGTAGACCTTCGGATTGTCACGAATAATCAAAGCAATAAAAAAGGAAATATAGTAGTGAAATCACTCACCATAAATATGATAATATACTGCCATTACATTTCCCATTCCATGATCCAAACAAAAGGTAAGATATCAAGAAATGAACATACTTTCCACTATGGCTACAAGAATTACTATCAATACAATCTTGAACAAATGAAGGAAATGAAAAATAAACTTCAACGAAAACACATCAAATTTCGAAAAAAAGGACTATAAGAAGCTGAAATTCAGAACATATCAGAAAACTATTGAATGCTGCAGTTTGTAGGCTTATTTTTGAAACATAAGATATAGCTCTGTATACTTATTTAGAATTCCAGTGCCTTGCCCTTTCAAATCCATTCTTCCCAAGCTGATAATCTTGATAAGCCTGCATTATCTCACTCTTGGTGTTCATAACAAAAGGACCATATTGCGCGACCGGCTCGTTAATTGGCTGTCCCCCTATCAAAACAAACCTCAATGGCTTAGAAGATTTGTTCCACACACTTAGACCTTCTCCAGGGCCTAAAACTAAGCAATGGTGAGCTGGTATAGGCGTTGAATCCGAAGAGCCAAAGACGCCGTCTCCTTCCATTATGTAGACGAAGGAATTCCAGGACTCGGGGATGGGTTGGTGATGTTCAGATGCTTGTTTTAGGGTGAAATCAAGGTACATTGTTGGCGTTCGTGTGAAAACCTGAGATTTTACACCCATTGCTTCCCCTGCTATGATTGTGACCGAAACACCATCTTTTTCTACCTTTCGTATGTTCTCTTGTAGCAGTTCTTGATACCTTGGCTCAATCCTATACATAGACAAAAGGTTCATTCTTTTCATTTCAGAAAAGCAGACATAATCATCAACCAAATGTACATTTCACTATGTATTTTGAGATTTCTTAAGTTACTATTCCATTATTTTTGTTTATAAGGATGAGTTGCTGTGTCTAGAACCACAGTATAACCAAAGTTCTGCAACAATTTTACGAATTTTGATCAAATTGCATAAAGGACAACtcgatgcactaagctcccgctatgtgcggggTTCCGAgaaggccggaccacaagggtctaatGTACACAGCCTTAgacctgcatttctgcaagaagctatttccacggctcgaactcgtgacctcccGGTCATATGGCAACAACTTACCAGTTATGTTAATGCTCCCCTTCTTTTATCAAATTACATGTTGTAGGCATATGTTAAAATGAAAAAGATTAATATTGTCTAAGCCAAAGTCAAGATTGAATTAATGTAAGAGGACTAACTTACATTTTGTCTTTGGAAGAAAGATTAATCCAAAGTTGCAAGCCCTTATGAGTACCTGGACCTGCAGGCATTTCTGAGTGCACTATACCTCTACCTGCTGTCATCCACTGTATTGAACCAAAtggaatattataaaataaaaaaaatctttctACCTTAACGCGCATacctttccttctttcttttttttatgaGTTTAATTGGTTCTATGCACCGATAGCGTAAAACTTTTTTTTAGCACAATCAGGTCATATATAACGTAAATATAGGTAAATCTCGAGAATAAACATTACCTGCACATCGCCCGTCCTGATTGTACCCTTGTGACCAGCAAAATCTTGATGAGTAAAAGCTCCCTAATACAGAAAGTACAAAATTAGCTCCAAAATATTACTACGGTATAAAAAGGCAGCCTGGTGCACTAAGTTCTCGCTATGTGCGAGGtccggaccacaagagtctatcGTACGCAGCCTTACTCTGCATTTCTACAAGTATTTTTGCAAGAGGTTATTTCTACGACACGAACTCGTAACCTACCGGTCACATGAATTATTACTGTATAATGTTTGGAATGGAGCAACAAAACTGAAGTTTACCTGTAACATATAAGTTACTGTCTCAAAACCTCTGTGTGGATGGTCAGGAAATCCAGCAGGTGATGAAACTGCAAGAAATCAGAGTGTATGGTTTTCCCAATTAGTAAAAATCAAATTCATTTCTAAAGtaataaaagaattaaataaaACAAAGAATATCATTGGTGTTGTAAACATTTACCACTAAACTCATCTAACATGAGGAAAGGATCAAGATTCTGCAATTCAGGCCTGAGAATCAAAATTTTCAAACAATTATAAAAGAAAAATCAGCACTCAAATAGATTAAGAACATTTCCAGTTCTAATGGTAATCAAATCATAGACCTGAATTTTTACACACTTTAATACACTATAAGTCCTAATGGAAAACAAGTTACCAAGAGTTTAAGACatctttaattaaaaaaaaaaaggaaaaacaaagcACACACACAGAAAATATATGAATTTTGGGAAAGACGGAAACACAAGTAGGAAAGTATTCATTTTCCCCAAAAGCTAAAAAGGAAAATCAGAGCGCATGATGTGTGAGCTAGTTATAAGTCATAATACGGTCCATGCTATATTAAAGTGGAGAAGTATAGAGGAGCGAACTCATTATTAGAAATCGGTCTCGAAATTTTTCGGAGGGAGCATTGACGTAAccggtaaagttgttgtcatgtgaccaggaagTCACAAGTTCAAGCCGTACAAACAACGCCTTGCAGAAACACAGGGTAAAgctgcatacaatagacccttCTGATCCTGCCCTTTCCGGAGCCGTGTAATTTCTcagttataaaaaaaattaagaaaaaggaAACAAATTTCCAAAATACCTTCCAATACTTCTCCTAACAACAGCACCATCACCTTCATTTTGAGCTCTGGCTAAGATTTTCTTGACAACCAATTTTGGTCTACTGAAAACAGAGGATTTAGACATGATTTTTgaggattttgatgttgtttgaattGAATATGTTTTGTGTAAATTTATGTTGTGTTATGTTTCTTTTGAATCTACCCTGCTATTTATAGGTGACGAACATCTGATTTGGCAAGTAGAATAGAAGTTTCAAGTGGA
Protein-coding sequences here:
- the LOC104118508 gene encoding ras-related protein RABA5c-like, with the translated sequence MDSSDDESGEEYLFKIVIIGDSAVGKSNLLTRYARNEFNLHSKATIGVEFQTQTLEIDGKEVKAQIWDTAGQERFRAVTSAYYRGAFGALVVYDISRRTTFDSIPRWLDELKTHSDTTVARMLVGNKCDLDNIRAVSVEEGKSLAESEGMFFMETSALDATNVNKAFEMVIREIYNSVSRKVLNSDSYKAELSVNRVSLVDNGTDGSKQNQGYSCCSR
- the LOC104118507 gene encoding pirin-like protein yields the protein MSKSSVFSRPKLVVKKILARAQNEGDGAVVRRSIGRPELQNLDPFLMLDEFSVSSPAGFPDHPHRGFETVTYMLQGAFTHQDFAGHKGTIRTGDVQWMTAGRGIVHSEMPAGPGTHKGLQLWINLSSKDKMIEPRYQELLQENIRKVEKDGVSVTIIAGEAMGVKSQVFTRTPTMYLDFTLKQASEHHQPIPESWNSFVYIMEGDGVFGSSDSTPIPAHHCLVLGPGEGLSVWNKSSKPLRFVLIGGQPINEPVAQYGPFVMNTKSEIMQAYQDYQLGKNGFERARHWNSK